In Leptospira langatensis, a genomic segment contains:
- a CDS encoding adenylate/guanylate cyclase domain-containing protein: MQEEPSPNQILEVPLSNSMSVYAKRLTPFVGDPTALLEEIHTRGIQEVIFWGTKSEAAGWKSESAFTDLVKSLKESRIHLSTMDGAKFRSSFDPARKLKRFLSSYTNSIMLCYSENEETSLLKLLQDSFRKEEPGSKPYVPFSPNITSGKRQEQKQEPPKNHAEDFKASPITIRVKLLAIVSAIVVVSMGLVIGLATNLFRNYSVSLIQEYNLSLARLTGLQVGIRIKELSSRSDEFIDKSRDAVTEGSDLKKTNLPAYLASYLQSQPKILAWGKYEKGNSLVFYNPRFIRDVRKDEEEIRKSWASIPKEEKEKFFTSEFESLQLKNISSKFGFPVVLFTETSKTNKTLGFFLISPQDLWEAARSALQTELFAIWVVDSQGRLIAHTDENETLSAKDYSKNPLVQFLLRNPADNGSQTSVFEGKETLGSFQQLEDGNLAVVSSIEADKAFEAVYKIRRQNFYILVSVLSVAFLVVFLFSRTLTVPLINLLSATRQLERGNYKVGIKPVTRDEVGVLTNSFLKMARGLEEREKIKDTFGKFVNKEIAERALAGDMPLGGVTKDVTVFFSDLRNFTGMSEKLKPSEVVDFLNAYFTEMVECIYLTEGIVDKFIGDAIMAHWGALYSGGHDARNAVNSALLMRNALLEFNRVGEGIGRPQARFGCGINTGPVVVGQIGSEKKLEFTVIGDAVNLASRIEYLTKDFGTDILISETSYEEVKDHYRFEALPPVWIRGKEKPQQLYAVLGWLEDPDCPASLAEVRRICGIAEPEGPSKSIAH, encoded by the coding sequence ATGCAAGAGGAACCTTCTCCGAATCAGATTTTAGAAGTTCCTTTATCGAACTCTATGTCCGTCTACGCCAAGAGGCTTACTCCTTTTGTAGGAGATCCAACAGCACTTTTGGAGGAAATCCATACTCGAGGTATCCAAGAAGTAATTTTTTGGGGAACGAAATCCGAAGCAGCTGGATGGAAATCAGAGTCCGCATTTACGGATTTGGTAAAAAGTCTCAAAGAAAGTAGGATCCATCTCTCCACAATGGATGGGGCAAAGTTCAGATCCTCTTTCGATCCGGCTAGAAAACTAAAAAGATTCTTAAGTTCTTATACGAATTCCATAATGCTCTGCTATTCGGAGAACGAAGAGACTTCACTTTTAAAATTATTGCAAGATAGCTTTCGAAAAGAAGAGCCAGGGTCGAAGCCCTATGTTCCATTCTCTCCGAATATCACTTCCGGAAAAAGACAGGAGCAGAAACAAGAGCCTCCTAAAAACCATGCGGAAGATTTCAAGGCGTCTCCCATCACGATCCGAGTCAAACTTCTCGCAATTGTAAGCGCAATTGTAGTGGTGAGTATGGGTCTGGTGATCGGTCTTGCTACCAATTTGTTCCGGAATTATTCCGTATCCCTGATCCAAGAATACAACTTGAGCCTTGCAAGACTCACCGGATTGCAAGTCGGGATCCGGATCAAAGAATTATCTTCTAGATCTGACGAATTCATAGATAAGTCCAGAGATGCCGTAACCGAAGGATCGGATCTAAAAAAGACGAATCTGCCCGCGTATCTCGCCTCTTATTTGCAATCGCAACCGAAGATACTCGCTTGGGGAAAATACGAAAAAGGGAATTCTCTCGTATTCTATAATCCTAGATTCATCCGAGACGTAAGAAAGGACGAAGAAGAGATCCGAAAGTCCTGGGCTTCTATTCCCAAAGAGGAGAAGGAGAAATTCTTCACTTCCGAATTCGAGTCCTTGCAGCTTAAGAATATCAGCTCTAAATTCGGTTTTCCTGTCGTCTTGTTTACGGAAACGAGCAAGACGAATAAGACACTCGGCTTCTTTCTGATCTCACCTCAGGATCTTTGGGAAGCGGCTCGGTCCGCTTTGCAGACGGAATTGTTCGCGATCTGGGTGGTGGATTCCCAAGGAAGGCTGATCGCTCATACGGATGAGAACGAAACACTTTCGGCTAAGGATTATTCCAAGAATCCACTCGTACAATTTTTATTACGAAATCCTGCGGACAACGGCTCCCAAACTTCCGTGTTCGAGGGAAAGGAAACCTTAGGTTCCTTCCAACAATTAGAAGATGGAAATCTCGCAGTGGTTTCTTCCATCGAAGCGGATAAGGCTTTCGAAGCGGTGTATAAGATCAGAAGACAGAATTTCTATATTTTAGTCTCTGTCTTGAGCGTAGCATTCCTTGTGGTATTCCTATTCTCTAGAACGTTAACCGTTCCTTTGATCAATCTATTGAGCGCAACTAGACAATTGGAAAGAGGGAATTATAAGGTTGGGATCAAACCTGTCACTAGAGATGAGGTAGGGGTACTTACCAATTCCTTTTTAAAAATGGCCCGCGGGTTGGAAGAAAGAGAGAAGATCAAGGATACTTTCGGTAAATTCGTGAACAAGGAAATTGCGGAGAGAGCCTTGGCTGGGGACATGCCATTGGGCGGGGTAACAAAGGATGTTACCGTATTCTTCTCCGATCTACGGAACTTTACGGGAATGTCCGAGAAGCTGAAACCAAGCGAGGTCGTAGACTTCTTGAATGCTTACTTTACCGAGATGGTGGAATGTATTTATCTAACGGAAGGCATCGTGGACAAGTTTATCGGAGACGCGATCATGGCGCATTGGGGAGCTCTCTATTCGGGAGGGCATGATGCAAGGAATGCTGTAAACTCCGCACTTCTTATGAGAAACGCTCTCTTGGAATTTAATCGAGTGGGAGAAGGGATAGGAAGGCCTCAAGCAAGATTCGGATGCGGGATCAATACAGGACCGGTGGTAGTAGGACAGATCGGGTCCGAAAAGAAACTGGAGTTCACAGTGATCGGAGATGCGGTCAATCTCGCATCCAGGATCGAATATCTCACCAAGGATTTCGGGACGGATATATTGATCTCTGAAACATCTTACGAAGAAGTAAAAGATCATTATAGATTCGAAGCCCTTCCTCCCGTATGGATCCGAGGAAAAGAAAAACCGCAGCAATTGTATGCAGTCCTGGGTTGGTTAGAAGATCCGGATTGTCCCGCAAGTCTCGCAGAAGTCCGCAGGATCTGCGGCATCGCCGAGCCGGAAGGTCCTTCCAAATCGATCGCACATTAG
- a CDS encoding FecR family protein, producing MDWRIYKREWQVGTVCVVILFFSLYLLYYESRAGGGSGKEVMGTVSFRYKTAQRKFPDRMLWEDVEQGMPVFDRDSIRTDEASEAIVFLKSGTKIELDPQSMVVLQLKESKENLDLNEGNILVESGKKVLSVIAGTVGLQAGSDSKFQVTRDKNGTRVIVEKGEVEWNEDGTVKQVLGEKDVAFNANKILTTWNLISPEDSTRYFPSEQEQLVEFHWDGGEDGILEISSKRDFTGPVSKRAVKEMQYKQKFQEGIFYWRIHSKDGKRISEVRKFRVLPNFPVELQYPKKDLTQEDRTVSFAWVKQKIASGYKLQISKDPNFTSVVETQLFRTNFSLTLSPGTYYWRIQSYTNLPGTETFSEARKFSISLPQEQVAVKAETGNGAIPEPQNAAELALEYPKNGALVDMTGKEGITFRWKISAKQKQTEWKFRLFFRKGSSDELIYEKKTKGDRLYFRDLEKLDVGTFHWAVESELEPNLRSEADFKIQLREDLAAPETKASGARH from the coding sequence ATGGATTGGAGAATTTACAAACGGGAATGGCAGGTTGGAACGGTATGTGTAGTCATACTCTTCTTCTCCTTGTATTTATTATACTATGAGTCCAGAGCCGGAGGCGGATCAGGAAAAGAAGTCATGGGTACTGTCTCTTTCCGATACAAGACGGCTCAAAGAAAATTTCCGGATAGAATGCTCTGGGAAGATGTAGAGCAGGGAATGCCGGTCTTCGATAGGGATTCCATACGGACCGACGAAGCTTCCGAGGCGATCGTATTCTTAAAATCGGGAACTAAGATAGAATTAGATCCTCAATCTATGGTAGTGCTTCAACTCAAAGAGAGTAAGGAAAACCTGGACTTGAATGAAGGGAATATCCTAGTCGAAAGCGGTAAAAAGGTCTTATCCGTCATTGCGGGAACGGTCGGACTGCAGGCGGGTTCGGACTCCAAATTCCAAGTTACCCGAGACAAAAATGGGACTCGAGTGATCGTAGAAAAAGGAGAAGTAGAATGGAACGAGGATGGAACCGTTAAACAAGTATTAGGCGAAAAGGATGTAGCGTTTAATGCAAATAAGATCCTAACGACCTGGAATCTGATCTCTCCAGAAGACTCCACTCGATATTTCCCGAGCGAACAAGAGCAGCTCGTTGAGTTCCATTGGGACGGCGGTGAGGACGGAATATTAGAAATTTCTTCTAAACGAGACTTCACTGGCCCTGTCTCTAAGAGAGCAGTGAAGGAAATGCAGTACAAGCAAAAATTCCAAGAGGGGATCTTTTATTGGAGGATCCACTCCAAGGATGGAAAGAGGATCTCCGAGGTGAGAAAGTTCCGTGTTCTCCCGAATTTTCCTGTAGAGTTGCAGTATCCTAAGAAGGATCTCACGCAAGAAGATAGAACCGTTTCCTTTGCTTGGGTAAAACAAAAGATCGCGAGTGGGTACAAACTTCAGATCTCTAAGGATCCGAATTTCACTTCCGTAGTGGAGACGCAATTGTTTCGCACGAATTTTTCTCTGACTCTCTCTCCCGGGACCTATTATTGGAGGATACAGTCCTACACGAATTTGCCTGGAACGGAAACATTCTCCGAGGCCCGTAAATTCTCGATCTCTCTTCCCCAAGAGCAAGTCGCAGTAAAGGCGGAAACTGGGAATGGAGCGATTCCTGAACCTCAAAATGCAGCAGAGTTAGCCTTGGAATATCCGAAAAACGGCGCTTTGGTGGACATGACAGGAAAAGAAGGGATCACTTTTCGCTGGAAAATTTCCGCCAAACAGAAGCAAACCGAGTGGAAATTTCGTCTTTTCTTTAGGAAGGGATCTTCCGACGAATTAATCTACGAAAAGAAAACAAAGGGCGATAGATTGTATTTCAGAGATTTGGAAAAATTGGATGTGGGAACCTTTCATTGGGCGGTAGAATCAGAGTTGGAGCCCAATTTAAGATCGGAAGCGGATTTTAAAATACAACTTAGGGAAGACCTCGCTGCTCCTGAAACCAAGGCCAGCGGAGCTCGCCATTAA
- a CDS encoding fibronectin type III domain-containing protein yields the protein MFRSYGRIPYILFYFNIFFLSFGGSLSAEGKSFIYYIEWTEVKGSRGYVVEVRKAEPPQDLVVEKKVTENEIEFSLEAGVYEYRIAGLNRFGKPSSYTPWTNFKVEQDRPKAVALAEKEEAAAKISKGTSHFVWIPGTGFYSKGERNKAYGIWAGFAVLAYLGNSEREAGNRLASKSLNDPKMIGLLGLNLPTQATLYLWQSREKDKHQYEIHQQNQVVLGGLTILGVALSLWLENRLPSGDSVQVKVRPDVMGLGNGSMFTGLSQSRWDLQYSRSF from the coding sequence ATGTTCCGTTCCTACGGTCGAATTCCGTACATATTATTTTATTTTAATATATTTTTCTTATCATTCGGCGGGAGCCTGTCTGCAGAGGGCAAAAGCTTTATTTATTATATAGAATGGACCGAGGTGAAAGGAAGCAGAGGCTACGTGGTAGAAGTCCGCAAGGCGGAACCACCTCAGGATCTGGTTGTAGAAAAGAAAGTCACGGAGAACGAGATCGAGTTCAGCTTAGAAGCCGGAGTATACGAGTATCGGATCGCGGGACTGAATCGTTTCGGTAAACCTTCTTCTTATACTCCTTGGACGAACTTCAAGGTCGAGCAGGATAGACCGAAAGCGGTCGCACTCGCAGAGAAGGAAGAGGCCGCAGCTAAGATCTCCAAGGGAACTTCTCATTTTGTTTGGATCCCGGGCACCGGTTTTTATTCCAAAGGAGAACGTAATAAAGCATACGGGATCTGGGCAGGGTTTGCCGTTCTTGCCTATCTAGGAAATTCCGAAAGAGAGGCGGGCAATCGACTTGCATCCAAGTCCTTGAACGATCCCAAGATGATCGGCCTTCTGGGCTTGAATCTTCCCACGCAAGCTACTCTCTATCTTTGGCAATCCAGGGAGAAGGATAAGCATCAATACGAGATCCATCAACAGAATCAGGTTGTTTTAGGAGGATTGACGATCCTTGGGGTAGCTCTTTCTCTTTGGCTAGAGAATCGACTTCCTTCGGGAGATTCGGTCCAAGTTAAGGTCCGGCCGGATGTAATGGGACTCGGGAACGGTTCTATGTTCACAGGACTTTCTCAAAGCAGATGGGATCTGCAATATTCCAGGAGTTTCTGA
- a CDS encoding DUF1554 domain-containing protein, translating into MGLRTFSSALLLCSSLVFGSCSIPFPGSDEVILLGLIGKMRYLFVTSTTYTGALGGISGADAKCQSSKDTDAPTLPGLGIEYSAIIAGVGRTPGGAGWPLFAHTKYYTNTPATNTLVFHTSGSALPILPMDSASGIPGAGLNYWTGIADAAFTPSGNAGDCINWSSSLVTDPGDYGASGDPTIGAFNQGFANTCDQLLSLLCVRN; encoded by the coding sequence ATGGGATTACGTACATTTTCTTCGGCACTTCTTCTTTGCTCTAGCCTTGTCTTCGGTTCTTGCTCTATTCCGTTTCCCGGCTCGGATGAGGTCATTCTTCTCGGTCTCATCGGAAAAATGAGATATCTATTTGTCACAAGTACGACTTACACTGGCGCGTTAGGCGGAATATCGGGCGCGGACGCTAAATGTCAGTCTTCTAAGGATACGGACGCACCCACGCTTCCTGGTCTAGGAATAGAATATTCCGCGATCATCGCCGGTGTGGGAAGGACTCCCGGTGGAGCGGGCTGGCCCTTATTTGCTCATACGAAATATTATACTAACACACCTGCTACGAATACTCTTGTATTCCATACAAGCGGATCCGCTCTCCCCATATTGCCTATGGACAGCGCTTCCGGTATCCCTGGGGCCGGATTGAATTATTGGACTGGGATCGCGGATGCAGCGTTTACTCCGAGTGGAAATGCGGGAGATTGCATCAATTGGTCTAGCTCGCTAGTAACCGATCCGGGAGATTATGGAGCCAGCGGAGATCCGACGATCGGAGCCTTTAACCAAGGCTTTGCGAATACTTGTGACCAGCTCTTGAGCCTTCTCTGTGTGAGAAATTAG
- a CDS encoding response regulator, with the protein MNTAVCKLYLVDDHAILREGLRLIISGQSDLQIIGENGNAEQALDEIGKLEPDILITDISMPGVSGIDLVKGVKRYYPKVQVIILSRHDNEEYIQKLVDLGINGYVLKDDAGEDLLRAIDAVRRKETYLSPRIATRVLSNIGKKKNGEPEDGPSVFSVLSDRERQILKLISEGNSNEKIGKLLHISPATVKVHRANIMKKLDLHKVADLVVYAIRAGIVES; encoded by the coding sequence ATGAACACAGCGGTGTGCAAACTCTATCTAGTAGACGACCACGCAATATTAAGGGAAGGTCTTAGATTGATCATCTCCGGCCAAAGCGATCTGCAAATCATTGGCGAGAACGGAAATGCGGAACAAGCATTGGACGAGATCGGAAAATTAGAGCCGGACATCCTGATCACAGATATTTCCATGCCTGGTGTGAGCGGGATCGATCTGGTCAAGGGAGTAAAGCGTTACTACCCGAAAGTGCAAGTCATCATTCTTTCTAGACATGATAACGAAGAATACATCCAAAAGCTGGTGGATCTTGGGATCAACGGTTATGTTCTAAAGGACGACGCGGGTGAGGATCTTCTGAGAGCCATCGACGCGGTTCGCAGAAAGGAAACGTATCTTAGCCCAAGGATCGCTACTCGAGTACTTTCTAATATAGGGAAGAAGAAGAACGGAGAACCGGAAGACGGTCCTTCCGTTTTCTCGGTGCTTTCCGATCGGGAAAGACAGATCCTAAAACTGATCTCGGAAGGGAATTCCAACGAAAAGATCGGAAAACTACTGCATATATCTCCGGCAACTGTCAAAGTGCATCGTGCCAATATCATGAAGAAGTTGGATCTGCATAAGGTAGCCGACTTAGTAGTCTATGCAATCCGCGCTGGGATCGTAGAGAGCTAA
- a CDS encoding sensor histidine kinase: protein MASRLLKRKVNKHSGSYSENDKASMYFLSLVEEISPIVALDENNTVLFANASFKKEFRLRFHSPVGKDLFNLLRLDSKEEANLRENLQKARKTKLQNQEFRKDKKFYGYSIFRFQDNLGMILKDITENKKLEKKIATLHTQVLASQEEERSRLARELHDGVGQLILAAKLHFQAHQKSEKEHPESFSSGLGLIDRASQELREIYTNLQPSSLKELGLEAALSSLANQIFPLQKIKVKSELKIPDNLPQEIQNQIFRILQEICANILKHSQANKVELKIFSEKDTLIVSVKDNGKGFKEKEARIKSTGYGLENIRRRTEDLNGTLFLETEPGKGTKYVLRIPLKKRSKENV from the coding sequence GTGGCCAGCCGACTACTCAAACGAAAAGTCAATAAACATAGCGGCTCGTATTCGGAAAATGACAAAGCCTCCATGTACTTTCTCTCTCTCGTCGAAGAGATCTCCCCGATCGTAGCCTTGGACGAGAACAATACGGTATTATTCGCAAACGCTTCCTTTAAGAAAGAATTCCGGCTTCGCTTTCATAGCCCTGTGGGCAAGGACCTATTTAACTTATTAAGACTGGATTCCAAAGAAGAAGCGAATCTCAGAGAGAACCTTCAAAAGGCCCGTAAGACCAAGCTGCAAAACCAAGAGTTCCGAAAGGACAAGAAGTTCTACGGCTATTCCATCTTCCGTTTCCAAGATAATTTAGGAATGATCCTAAAGGATATTACTGAAAATAAGAAATTGGAAAAGAAGATTGCAACCCTTCATACACAGGTGCTCGCTTCTCAAGAAGAAGAAAGATCCCGACTTGCAAGAGAATTGCATGATGGGGTCGGTCAATTGATCTTAGCTGCAAAATTACATTTCCAAGCGCATCAAAAATCGGAGAAGGAACATCCGGAATCCTTCTCCTCCGGCCTTGGATTGATAGATAGGGCCAGCCAAGAACTCAGGGAAATTTACACAAATTTGCAACCTTCTTCATTGAAAGAACTCGGTTTGGAAGCGGCCCTCAGTTCTCTCGCAAACCAGATCTTTCCTCTGCAAAAAATAAAAGTGAAGTCGGAGTTGAAGATCCCCGACAATCTTCCTCAAGAAATACAAAACCAGATCTTTCGTATTCTCCAGGAAATCTGTGCGAATATCCTAAAGCATTCACAGGCCAACAAGGTGGAGCTAAAGATCTTTTCCGAAAAGGATACCTTGATTGTTTCCGTTAAAGATAATGGAAAAGGATTTAAAGAAAAAGAAGCCAGAATAAAATCAACCGGGTACGGCCTGGAAAATATCCGTAGAAGGACCGAGGACCTGAATGGTACCCTGTTCTTGGAAACGGAACCCGGTAAGGGCACTAAATATGTGCTTAGAATTCCTCTTAAGAAACGTTCCAAGGAGAATGTATGA
- a CDS encoding LruC domain-containing protein: MNQIKKVLLSLLLAFSVSFFSYCSSSSDPNYAWLMSLASGSTAVTAPTGTTDFGVDINDETTPVDFVFDTTRTITVNIQVLDPIAPVDGSMVQVTVPSAIPGAASNKSVFKAYSNPSGEVTGSFTIDGDTNTVHLQVEAYGKFYDADISIVSVSSISRRISISFTANVKQIVDSDGDGVPDSEDLYPLDPNRASTIRIPAEDYYTISFEDLFPKQGDSDFNDYVVRSYFEEDLNAAGEVARIRGYFTHVAKGAGYNHTLHFGIPGASVSSYSLIHIGFDGTTVEENLSGVGPTMTDLQVLGNSSTTIPSSNASRTNTTFVKGKTAKLEVILASPISKLVLGPAPYDTYLNVINTSKDIHAAGKYFDANGKDIYRDATGFPWSLLVPGNFQWPYEATDIRKSYPQFQTWYQSLGTTDTDWFRNPNPAEVFPSTP, translated from the coding sequence ATGAACCAAATAAAGAAAGTCCTCCTCAGCTTGTTACTCGCTTTCAGCGTTTCCTTCTTCTCGTATTGCTCTTCCTCGAGCGATCCCAACTATGCCTGGCTCATGAGCCTTGCTTCCGGATCGACTGCGGTAACGGCCCCTACTGGAACGACTGACTTCGGCGTAGACATCAACGATGAGACTACCCCGGTCGATTTCGTTTTTGATACTACTAGAACAATTACTGTAAACATCCAAGTGCTCGATCCGATCGCACCAGTGGACGGAAGTATGGTGCAGGTTACTGTTCCTTCCGCAATTCCGGGAGCCGCGAGCAACAAATCCGTTTTCAAGGCGTACTCTAATCCGAGTGGAGAAGTCACTGGAAGTTTTACCATAGACGGAGACACGAACACAGTGCACCTGCAAGTAGAAGCCTATGGCAAATTCTACGACGCAGATATTAGCATAGTCAGTGTTTCTTCCATTAGTAGAAGGATCTCTATCAGCTTTACTGCGAATGTAAAACAGATCGTTGATTCGGACGGGGACGGTGTTCCTGATTCGGAAGATCTTTATCCTTTGGATCCAAACCGCGCGAGTACGATCCGTATTCCCGCAGAAGATTATTATACGATCTCATTCGAAGACTTATTCCCCAAACAAGGAGACTCGGACTTCAACGACTATGTGGTCCGCTCTTATTTCGAAGAAGACTTGAACGCCGCAGGAGAAGTTGCCCGGATCAGAGGATACTTTACTCATGTTGCAAAAGGTGCAGGCTACAATCACACTCTTCATTTCGGGATTCCGGGAGCCAGTGTTAGTTCGTATTCCCTCATTCATATCGGATTCGATGGGACCACTGTAGAAGAGAACTTAAGCGGGGTCGGTCCTACCATGACGGATCTGCAAGTGTTGGGAAATAGTTCTACTACGATCCCTTCTTCCAATGCATCCAGAACGAATACGACTTTCGTTAAGGGTAAGACCGCAAAACTCGAAGTCATTCTCGCAAGCCCTATCTCCAAATTGGTTTTAGGTCCGGCACCCTATGACACCTATCTGAATGTGATCAATACGAGTAAGGATATCCACGCTGCAGGTAAGTATTTCGATGCAAACGGCAAGGACATCTATAGAGATGCGACAGGATTCCCTTGGTCCTTACTCGTCCCAGGTAATTTCCAATGGCCTTATGAAGCTACGGACATTCGCAAGTCCTATCCTCAATTCCAAACCTGGTACCAATCCTTAGGAACCACTGATACGGACTGGTTCCGTAACCCGAACCCTGCGGAGGTTTTTCCGTCTACGCCCTAA
- a CDS encoding HDOD domain-containing protein, translating to MSQGKTLELFHHKDLDLFSNLKDLNQPITENLPFHFKFFNLTENVDNILSKTLDRYLLHLDIIFVRDSVLAAMKETITNTIKANIKRIYFRELQADIQNPNEYRTKITGFKKTYLDNKEKYEDLLFKNNYVVLVSFIHNKDTIRIRVMNNVKLSPEEVTRINQRIEKAKTYNDLAEAFMEEGDETEGAGLGLIMTLMMLKNDGLGASSYKIESQGNNTSVIIDIPIRIQKENIQIQKAEEIIKEVDQLPTFPKAIQDIQVAIDKPNSSIGQIAEMVKKDVALSANILKLSNSAAFRRGGKVESLDRAIQLIGLKELQVLLYSLGTKQILENKFPAFLTIWEKSNQCAYYCKLIAQKLAMPKDVVSNLMSAALLHDIGEIILLSLEEGKMNKIQNYSASKEIASSISMEEAAFGITHTKIGALIAEKWNFPDLYSKAMEYHHRPQLADEQYKDIIYPIYLGDMMIKINNEEAKYSEIPDEVLKFCKFFSSGDFHSFRTKALESFQATS from the coding sequence ATGAGCCAAGGGAAAACCCTAGAACTTTTCCATCATAAGGATCTGGATTTATTCAGTAATCTGAAGGATCTAAATCAACCGATCACGGAGAATCTTCCGTTTCATTTTAAATTTTTCAATCTTACGGAGAATGTGGATAATATTCTCTCTAAAACCTTGGATCGATATCTTTTGCATCTGGATATCATTTTCGTCCGAGATTCCGTTCTTGCGGCGATGAAAGAAACGATCACCAACACGATCAAAGCCAATATCAAACGCATCTATTTCAGGGAATTACAAGCGGACATCCAAAATCCGAACGAATACCGGACCAAGATCACCGGTTTCAAAAAGACTTACTTGGACAATAAGGAAAAATACGAAGACCTTCTATTTAAGAACAACTACGTGGTCCTCGTTTCCTTCATTCATAACAAGGACACGATCCGTATTCGTGTAATGAACAACGTAAAACTAAGTCCAGAAGAAGTGACCCGGATCAACCAAAGGATCGAAAAGGCCAAGACCTATAACGATCTAGCGGAAGCATTCATGGAAGAAGGGGACGAAACCGAAGGCGCCGGATTAGGGCTCATCATGACACTCATGATGCTCAAGAATGACGGGTTAGGAGCAAGCTCCTACAAGATAGAGAGCCAAGGAAATAATACTTCCGTGATCATCGACATCCCGATCCGCATACAAAAGGAAAACATCCAGATCCAAAAGGCAGAGGAGATCATCAAGGAGGTAGACCAACTTCCTACCTTCCCGAAAGCGATCCAAGATATCCAAGTAGCGATCGATAAACCGAACTCCAGTATCGGACAGATCGCAGAAATGGTTAAGAAGGACGTGGCTCTTTCCGCCAACATACTCAAGCTATCCAATTCTGCCGCTTTCCGTAGAGGTGGAAAGGTAGAATCCTTGGACCGAGCCATCCAATTGATCGGTTTGAAAGAGTTGCAAGTTCTATTATATTCCCTTGGGACCAAGCAGATCCTGGAGAACAAGTTCCCGGCTTTCTTGACCATTTGGGAAAAATCAAACCAGTGTGCGTACTATTGTAAATTGATCGCGCAGAAACTGGCCATGCCGAAGGACGTGGTGAGCAATCTAATGTCCGCTGCCTTATTGCATGATATCGGCGAGATCATTCTTCTTTCCTTAGAAGAAGGTAAAATGAATAAGATCCAAAACTACTCCGCCTCCAAGGAGATCGCATCCTCTATCTCCATGGAAGAAGCTGCCTTCGGGATCACTCATACTAAGATCGGTGCACTCATCGCGGAGAAATGGAACTTCCCTGATCTATACTCCAAGGCCATGGAGTATCATCATAGACCTCAACTCGCAGACGAGCAGTACAAGGATATTATCTATCCGATCTATCTCGGAGACATGATGATCAAGATCAATAACGAAGAAGCCAAGTATTCGGAAATTCCGGATGAGGTATTGAAGTTCTGTAAATTCTTCTCGTCAGGAGATTTCCATTCCTTCCGTACTAAGGCTTTAGAAAGTTTCCAAGCGACGTCGTAA